The nucleotide sequence CGAGGGTGCCCTTGCCGGGCAGTCGCGACGGTGTCTGGGCGTTTTTTCCGCTTCCGTGCACCGGAAACTTGAACGACAGAAACGTAGGCGTATCGCTGTGTCGGTCATGGGCGTAGTAGCACGGCTCGTCCTTCACGCGATCCAGAAACACATCCCCCGGCCGTTCCCGCAGAGCCTCCGAGGCCGGACGGTAATCGCCGAATCCGGCAACCTGACGGACGGGCGGGAAATTCCGGGGATGGCGCGATAGATCGAGGTATACGAACTCGCCTGCCTGGTAGGCCGCGACCGTGATGATCTCCTCGTCTTTTGTCAGCGCCGCAAATCGGTTGATAGCGCCCTCGAAGAGACCCCGAATCTCACCCTCGGCTACCACCGATGATGCAGCAACATCGAGACGGACATCAATCTCCCGTGGCCTGCCGCCCGCCATAAATACATTTCCGGAGATACGGGCCTCATCGAGCACGCGGGTAATCTGGCCGGCCAACCCGGCCTGCTCTGCATGCGCGCTCTCGTGCTGCCGGGTGGATTCGACCACCGAACCCAGCGATCGCCGCACCAGCGCGGCAAGTTGCTCGACCTCGCCGATTACACTTTTCATATGCCGTCGCGCTTCGCCGGGAATGTCGTCCCGCGCGGCCGCGAGCTCCGCCGAGCCGAGTATCGCGGAGAGGGCGTTGTTGATGCGATTGACCAGATCTCCGGGCGCCCCACGGCCGATTCGCTCAGCCTCGCTTTCGAGCGAACGCTGCCGCACCGCCGATACGCTCAGACGGAGCGAATACAGCCCGGCCGCCAGGGTGAGCAATCGCTGCAGTTCGCTGACCTGGTCGGACGGTACTCCGTGGAAGTAGAAGACGACAGCTCCAAGCGCTTCTCCAAAGCGGCGGATCGGGCACACGGCCAGCAGATCGGGCAGGCCCCGCTCGCCGGCAATCCCGGCCAGCGCCGCCTGCGCCTCGGAGCGATACGCGGAAAACTCGGCGCCGACTCTCTTTTTGCCCACGACGTACGACGGACGGCCCTCGGCCACCGATTGGCCGATCGTGCCCTCGCCGGGTGCTATCTCGAGTTTGAATCGGCTGAGCTCGCAACCGATTGCCTGCTCGGCCCGCATGCTCCCCCGAGTGTCTCTTCGGAATGTCAGGGCGAGTGTCTTTTGCGGGCTTATATCGGTTACCTGTCGAGCGAACCACATCAATGCTTCGGATGGCCCGTACTCCAGCTCTTCGGTCGTCAGCAGGTGCAGCACCTTGTCGAATCCGATACGACGGGTCAGATCGAGTCGCCGCCCGTCGGCTCGTGCCAGAACAGTGCGGGCCATGCGTGCAAACAACTCCAGTCTCTTGAGCGCGGCGTCATCGACAACAAACGGAGGGGCGTCCTTGCGTAACATGAGCGCGTCGGGAGAATCTCCATCAGGCAGCGGAAAAACGAGTGTCGACGACACGATCACCGCCTGCCCTGTATCATCGCTCGCCTCCTGATTCAGAATCAGCGGCTTTCGCCTGTCCAGGGCTCCGACCAGCGCGGTTCGGAAGTTTTCGGACAGATCGAGCATAGCTTCACTACCGCCATGAATCACGAGGCCGCCGTTGCGGATGCCGCACAGGTGCACGGCCACACTTGCGCCGAACCCGACCAACCCCCGGCAATAGACGGCGATGGCGTCATCACTGTCGAACGCGGCGACAGTCGCCGCCACTCGACCTGCAAAGTCGGTCGCGGTGTTCCCTTCTTCTTCAAGCTGCCTGCGAATCGTGGATACCTCCCGGCCCAACCGCGCCGACTTGGCGCGTTCAGCCAGCCATCCGGCGACCGGGGCGAGTACCTTGATATCTTCTCTCGTGAAAGACCGGCTCTCTTCGGACAGAAGCAATATCCCCCCCATCGTTTCCATTCCCGATACCAGCGGGAGCGCCAGCGACGAATTGAAGCGGGACGGGACATCCTTGCCGCCGCGGTCGGTGAAGGAAAACGATCCACCGATAACGGGCTGGCCGTCCTGCAGCGATTCGGCGACGGAATTCCGGCGAAGCGGGAGATGCTCCATGAGCGCCGTCTCCTGCTTGTCGAGACGCGCCGAATCTATCAGGACAAACTGACGGCGGTCACGATGCACCAGAAAAACAACGCCGGCGCATTCCGGCCAGTGAAGCAGTATCTCACGAAGCCCCATCGACAGCAGATCGACCACCTGGTACGGCTGCCGGGCATCCTGTTGGAGTTGTTCGAGCACACTCAGCTTGCCCTGGCGGGTCGCCACACTTTCGTGCTCAGACTGCCATGAATCATGATACAACGCGAGCGCCGCGGCAATCAGCAGCACGCCCAGCGCCAGGGCGAGTAGCTGACTGATGTCGATATAACCATACGCCTGCGGCACGAACCAGGAGAGATACTCCGAATTGAGCTTCACCATCTGCCAGCCCGCGGCGATCACCACGAGCAACCCGCCGATAACGAACAGATATCGCCCGTCGGGATGCTCCGGAGCAAAGAAACGCAGTCGTATCATGACGAACACGACTGCGACAAGAGCGATAGCCGGCGCAAGCAGCGCGGACAACGTCTCAGACATTAATGCACCTCGGCGATCTCACCGTGAAGCGTGAAGGCGTCCGCCGCCGTAATGCGGATCGGGACCACCGAACCCGGCGCGGTCTGCCCGGCACGAAACAGCACCGTCTTGTTGCCGTCTGTCCGTGCCCGAAAATGCTCGCTGCTGCGACGGGAGTGTCCTTCGACCAGACTCATCCGTACCTGACCCACCTCGCGTTGATTCCGCTCGTACGAGATCTCCTGCTGTATTTGTATGAGCGTGTTCAGCCGTCGGATTTTGTCTTCCTCCGGAACATCGTCGGCGTACCGCGCGGCGGTCGTGCCGGGTCTGATTGAATAGCGAAACATAAACGCCGAATCGTAACCAACGTGCCGAACGGCCGCCAGCGTCTGCTCGAACTCCTGCTCCGTTTCCGACGGGAACCCGACGATGAGATCAGTCGTAATGGACACGTACGGCAACGTGGCCCGGATATAGTCGATAATCTTCAAGTAGTGCTCGATCGTGTATATGCGGCCCATCCGATTCAGGATACGGTTGCTCCCGGACTGCAGCGGAAGGTGAATGTGCGGCATGATCCCGGGCTCCTCGGCCATGACCCCGACAAGCTTCTTCGAGAGGTCCTTGGGATGCGACGTCATATAGCGCAGGCGGGGAATGCCGGACTCACGCGCCACCCGCCGGAGAAGATCCGGGAAGTCCGTGTCCTCATACCGGTAGCTGTTGACGTTCTGGCCGAGCAACGTCAGTTCCACGACGCCCTCGTCGGCCATCTTTCGGGCGGCGTCCACGATGTAGTCGGCGGAGTGTTCGCGCTCCCGGCCCCGGACAAACGGGACAATACAGTACGTGCAGTAGTTGTCGCACCCGCGTGAAATCGTGACGAAGCCCGACCAGGGGGTTTCCTTGATCGGCTCGATCGCGTCCATGTTCTCATGACCGAAGGCGGTCATGATGGCCGATGTCCCCTCTTTGCCTTCCAGCACATCGGGCAGTTCAAAAACCCGATCGGT is from Candidatus Zixiibacteriota bacterium and encodes:
- a CDS encoding response regulator, encoding MSETLSALLAPAIALVAVVFVMIRLRFFAPEHPDGRYLFVIGGLLVVIAAGWQMVKLNSEYLSWFVPQAYGYIDISQLLALALGVLLIAAALALYHDSWQSEHESVATRQGKLSVLEQLQQDARQPYQVVDLLSMGLREILLHWPECAGVVFLVHRDRRQFVLIDSARLDKQETALMEHLPLRRNSVAESLQDGQPVIGGSFSFTDRGGKDVPSRFNSSLALPLVSGMETMGGILLLSEESRSFTREDIKVLAPVAGWLAERAKSARLGREVSTIRRQLEEEGNTATDFAGRVAATVAAFDSDDAIAVYCRGLVGFGASVAVHLCGIRNGGLVIHGGSEAMLDLSENFRTALVGALDRRKPLILNQEASDDTGQAVIVSSTLVFPLPDGDSPDALMLRKDAPPFVVDDAALKRLELFARMARTVLARADGRRLDLTRRIGFDKVLHLLTTEELEYGPSEALMWFARQVTDISPQKTLALTFRRDTRGSMRAEQAIGCELSRFKLEIAPGEGTIGQSVAEGRPSYVVGKKRVGAEFSAYRSEAQAALAGIAGERGLPDLLAVCPIRRFGEALGAVVFYFHGVPSDQVSELQRLLTLAAGLYSLRLSVSAVRQRSLESEAERIGRGAPGDLVNRINNALSAILGSAELAAARDDIPGEARRHMKSVIGEVEQLAALVRRSLGSVVESTRQHESAHAEQAGLAGQITRVLDEARISGNVFMAGGRPREIDVRLDVAASSVVAEGEIRGLFEGAINRFAALTKDEEIITVAAYQAGEFVYLDLSRHPRNFPPVRQVAGFGDYRPASEALRERPGDVFLDRVKDEPCYYAHDRHSDTPTFLSFKFPVHGSGKNAQTPSRLPGKGTLAVLAIDDEAIILDLVSAMCHSLGYEAVTAGSGEEGLRLARSRRFDVVLTDLAMPGLSGLDVAREIHRLHPGLPIVLVTGWQASVDRQELTAAGISHVLSKPFRIEQLTEILQAVATQKR
- the miaB gene encoding tRNA (N6-isopentenyl adenosine(37)-C2)-methylthiotransferase MiaB, whose amino-acid sequence is MHKENKVRTFHISTYGCQMNLADSSTLASALTTRGYRRVADEAEADLIILNTCSVREKAEDRVYGRLGEIYKFKKRRPHLKVAVVGCMAQRLGPDLRERVPHVDFVLGTDRVFELPDVLEGKEGTSAIMTAFGHENMDAIEPIKETPWSGFVTISRGCDNYCTYCIVPFVRGREREHSADYIVDAARKMADEGVVELTLLGQNVNSYRYEDTDFPDLLRRVARESGIPRLRYMTSHPKDLSKKLVGVMAEEPGIMPHIHLPLQSGSNRILNRMGRIYTIEHYLKIIDYIRATLPYVSITTDLIVGFPSETEQEFEQTLAAVRHVGYDSAFMFRYSIRPGTTAARYADDVPEEDKIRRLNTLIQIQQEISYERNQREVGQVRMSLVEGHSRRSSEHFRARTDGNKTVLFRAGQTAPGSVVPIRITAADAFTLHGEIAEVH